The Devosia sp. A16 genome includes a window with the following:
- a CDS encoding NADPH-dependent FMN reductase, producing the protein MSSKPRIGIILSTTRETRFADRPAQWVLDIARARGDADYEIVDLRDYPMPLFEAAMSPGYAPIEHEVTKRWAAKINELDGYIFITAEYNHSITGALKNALDHVYHEPKRKPAAFVGYGGVGGARAVEQLRLILIELQMAPTRSAVHVGMEPMLGMLRNGKDFGDYDYLGASVGPMLDELLWWTRVLKAGRDDAALAQAA; encoded by the coding sequence ATGAGCAGCAAGCCACGCATCGGCATCATTCTTTCCACTACCCGCGAAACCCGCTTCGCCGACCGTCCGGCACAATGGGTGCTCGACATCGCCAGGGCCCGCGGCGACGCCGATTACGAGATCGTCGATCTCAGGGACTATCCCATGCCGTTGTTCGAGGCGGCGATGTCGCCCGGCTATGCACCGATCGAGCATGAAGTGACCAAGCGCTGGGCGGCCAAGATCAATGAACTGGACGGCTACATCTTCATCACCGCCGAATACAATCACTCGATCACCGGCGCCCTGAAGAACGCCCTCGACCATGTCTATCACGAGCCCAAGCGCAAGCCGGCAGCGTTCGTCGGCTATGGCGGCGTGGGCGGCGCGCGCGCAGTGGAACAGCTGCGGCTGATCCTCATCGAATTGCAGATGGCCCCCACCCGCTCTGCCGTGCATGTCGGCATGGAGCCGATGCTCGGCATGCTCCGGAACGGCAAGGATTTCGGCGACTACGATTATCTGGGCGCATCGGTGGGGCCGATGCTCGACGAGCTCCTGTGGTGGACCAGAGTGCTGAAGGCCGGCCGCGACGACGCCGCGCTCGCCCAGGCAGCCTGA
- a CDS encoding SH3 domain-containing protein, whose translation MIASIALFCAVALVAAAFTVLGFRYSTAVVAQLAAAAPVRTDNLKPRYEPRFALAKAADLDVARSVPVKPVAQALPPEAALQPAPGFTHSVTVEALRVRSGPGRTQPQVFTLKGGTWVNISDNVRGWVRITDQAGKTGWVYGSLLRPLDTAQVQAR comes from the coding sequence ATGATCGCCTCGATCGCGCTGTTCTGTGCAGTCGCTTTGGTCGCTGCAGCATTTACGGTTCTCGGCTTCCGGTACAGCACCGCTGTGGTTGCGCAGCTGGCGGCCGCCGCCCCGGTACGAACCGACAATCTCAAACCCCGATATGAGCCGCGTTTCGCGTTGGCCAAGGCCGCCGACCTCGATGTCGCGCGGTCCGTACCGGTCAAGCCGGTAGCGCAAGCGCTGCCGCCCGAAGCGGCACTCCAGCCGGCGCCGGGGTTCACCCACAGCGTGACGGTCGAAGCCCTGCGGGTAAGGTCCGGCCCGGGACGGACCCAGCCCCAGGTGTTCACGCTCAAAGGCGGCACCTGGGTCAACATCAGCGACAATGTGCGCGGCTGGGTCCGGATCACCGACCAGGCAGGCAAGACCGGCTGGGTCTATGGCAGTTTGTTGCGCCCACTCGACACCGCGCAGGTGCAGGCCCGCTGA